A single window of Nasonia vitripennis strain AsymCx chromosome 4, Nvit_psr_1.1, whole genome shotgun sequence DNA harbors:
- the LOC100117523 gene encoding papilin isoform X1 gives MFSITRFSFRSLLVLLILVSSHVTDTQARYHHVKLRHDRHRRQQGESYAPPSHVLDSEEPERGSWGPWSHPSACSRTCGGGVASQTRECLDRDDYNNDRCTGARKRFFSCNIQPCPGEQKDFRAEQCAEFNNKPFEGVYYDWIPYTGGHNKCELNCMPRGERFFYRHRESVIDGTPCNIEKNDVCVEGKCMPVGCDMMLGSSAREDACRECGGDGSDCNTVKGLFDQDDLQAGYVDILLIPEGATNVVVREIRPSNNYLAIRNTTGHYYLNGNWRIDFPRSLRFAGTIFHYSRDPQGFSAPDTITCLGPTSEAIYVVLLYQDHNVGVDYQYSMPKKFSQQSDPDSYTWVADEFSTCSTSCGGGYQSRRVSCVKRRTNEEADEKLCDPMLEPVDTQACGNEPCPPQWVASDWSNCSKPCGEGGEQTREIKCEQIVSGGVPTIVDENQCIERLGPKNVTKQQCNKDVECPQWHLGPWKPCDHLCGEGKQTRKVTCYRKNEEGKVQVLEDSACQGEVPEKEKACELRPCEGVDWVVSPWSGCTDKCGLTQETRTVQCATQGGKVYPDDMCDSEKKPESTKECESSQNCEYQWIKTQWSKCSAQCGTGIQTRKVFCATFEDEDTMKKVPDSKCEAEEKFNTTRECTTKSEDCKGEWFAGPWSKCSKPCGGGESTRKVICLKDNKTVPSDQCDYQTIMDETEACNTKACEEDEVLPVEPSKVTALVPDEEEECEDEEEEDFVTIDSRFNTDESEESSDMTETSPLSSPLASDSTDMFSSTLEDRMYSDGISRGDVSVPTDSGSGSTSSDDDEFSVPILTTLEGSGTSPDEFDMLTTISGSSADTTATGSSEDITEGSGTTESAVTETGFSASGETVANSGATEVWTDGTTSGVTEQSSDQTTEQSIEQATEQSTDNTSAASSTEESTSDTEVTSDSSAMTTDSSTDSSVSSSDTTDSESTEPTDTTRTSDTESTEATSDSSASTDSSTMASAISETTFESSTEPNTESSGASSDAGVSTESSGSETTEGSVESSGSTEAVTGESGETTVAETDVTEASSDTSESSTLVSGETQTVESVTSDTTEFGATETGATETGATETEATETGATETGATESSDVTESGATQQSTVEGTSESGMTTESGETEATSEYSTIGATDETTESGVSTATEETDLTGQSEIMDLFTTPSAVDKAITIEHRLKKCKPKKKKTCKTTEFGCCYDGVTAAQGPFGKGCPTPHTCQETKYGCCPDGVSPAAGPKFQDCPDQHCGETLFGCCQDGVTPAEGNDFEGCKIPCNQTEFGCCPDEETPASGKNNLGCCNTTEFGCCPDGTKFASGKDGKGCEEEAETDTPIETTTLAPGDCSNSTYGCCPDGQKTANGTNFEGCGVINTKNCTASYFGCCPDNITAALGPNNTGCHLPCDNTTYGCCDDNETPAHGPNKEGCCLSSQYKCCPDNILPARGPNFYGCGCQYSKFRCCPDNTTAARGPNNEGCGCQYTPHGCCPNRFTPATGPNYGDCPCYTYQFGCCPDGVTIAKGPHGQGCGCENTEFKCCSDGRTPAKGPNFAGCTCDASKYGCCPDGIEEAQGENFEGCLKVPSIPSAACALPRDRGTCREFTVKWFYDTEYGGCSRFWYGGCEGNDNRFKTQEECKAICVEPKGKDVCYLPKITGPCEGYHPTWYYDTDRKQCGQFIYAGCLGNGNRFKSREECEERCAEPADADPCTLPQEVGPCEGNFTRWYFNKESQNCEVFKYGGCKGNHNNYPSEVACRQQCLQPGRSRESCSLPRAEGNCTDKFSRWYFDQQENRCMPFYYTGCGGNKNNFGSRDACESDCPPKIEQDICLLPALLGECHNYTQRWYFDSYEQRCRQFYYGGCGGNDNNFQTEHDCQNRCEGPVSTPTPPEVEFRSDFCFLPDERGPCQNYQNKWFYDSREGICKQFVYGGCSSNGNNFNSREECEYRCGEVQDPCTMPVLVGPCNGSMPQFYYDRSADACYQFDYSGCQGNKNRFQDIRSCEHRCRKRPAVPATPASTRLPASNEPLSPGCLEPVEAGPCDGEITAYFYDKDAGKCQAFIYGGCEGNANRYETEEQCERLCGQFREQDICHLPVDQGPCRGSFPKFYYDQASRICREFTYGGCDGNANRFSSRNECESVCIHHEEPTQSGNKTALSDLTICKEPVDIGSCSVGNYKRFYYDDEYQTCRAFIYTGCGGNRNNFKTIDSCLKVCRQINAIPDDEQDTKDPCAEATEHCHQLHCPYGQEDYVDSQNCQRCRCNEPCQSVQCPEGTKCAVTLVGSRDGTAYRGICNPVTKPGKCPVVSNSTRCEIECYTDADCSGEQKCCRSGPCTSCLNPATEEVIATPPPYAPSEQEAIPPGAAPAKIEQPESPNVSAQEGGYVTMRCVVIGTPTPIIVWRKDAKIIGSNENRRRLLNDGSLQIINLYPYDKGLYVCTADNGIGSPVRIEYQLDVLEPTDTSPGIIDEPNRAITVTLNSPTVLHCYAVGWPRPTVTWWRNDSMLPLSSEHYEQESDNTLRIRSVTLSNLGVYTCHAFNGIGKPAEWSTILQAIGPVANIRPDQEQYRKYLVQAPQRPERPSYPYRPNRTQIHENQTYAPIYTTRRYNIPGVVPINVTTPAPEVNYASPVRVNVSASQVQFPEGGPIKLYCNVTGSPTPRVTWYKNDEPIQVDERTRISESNELTISPANSNDTGTYRCEGVNQHSTSSESVDIRVAGIYIDPLCQDKVHLANCSLIVAARYCQHEYYAKFCCRSCTEAGQLPSRVVPPYADNQRAKRSLFSFL, from the exons CCATGCCCAGGAGAACAAAAGGATTTTCGAGCCGAGCAGTGCGCGGAATTCAACAACAAACCTTTTGAGGGAGTGTACTACga CTGGATACCGTACACGGGTGGCCACAACAAGTGCGAGCTTAATTGCATGCCCCGAGGTGAAAGATTCTTTTACAGGCACAGAGAGAGCGTGATTGATGGTACCCCGTGCAATATCGAGAAAAATGACGTCTGCGTCGAGGGCAAATGCATG CCCGTGGGCTGTGACATGATGCTGGGCAGCTCGGCTCGGGAGGACGCCTGCCGCGAATGCGGTGGTGACGGCTCCGACTGCAATACCGTCAAGGGACTCTTCGACCAGGATGACTTGCAGGCTG GCTACGTCGACATCCTGCTCATACCAGAAGGGGCGACCAACGTCGTCGTCCGCGAGATCAGACCCTCCAATAATTATCTCG CTATCCGAAACACGACCGGCCACTACTACTTGAACGGCAACTGGAGGATAGACTTTCCGCGAAGCCTTCGGTTCGCCGGCACGATTTTCCATTACAGCCGAGACCCGCAGGGATTTTCAGCGCCGGACACGATAACGTGCCTTGGTCCGACCTCCGAGGCTATCTACGTAGTG CTTCTCTACCAAGATCACAACGTCGGCGTGGATTACCAGTACAGCATGCCCAAGAAGTTTTCCCAACAATCGGACCCCGACAGCTACACCTGGGTCGCCGACGAGTTCTCGACTTGCAGCACTTCCTGCGGAGGAG GTTACCAGTCCCGGCGGGTGAGCTGCGTGAAACGTCGCACGAATGAGGAAGCCGACGAGAAGCTGTGCGACCCGATGCTCGAGCCCGTGGATACGCAAGCCTGTGGCAATGAGCCCTGTCCGCCCCAGTGGGTGGCCTCGGACTGGTCGAACTGCAGCAAGCCCTGCGGCGAGGGCGGCGAGCAAACGCGCGAAATCAAGTGCGAGCAGATAGTCTCGGGTGGCGTGCCGACCATCGTCGACGAGAACCAGTGCATCGAGCGCCTTGGACCGAAGAACGTCACTAAGCAACAGTGCAACAAGGACGTCGAGTGCCCCCAGTGGCATCTGGGACCCTGGAAACCG tgCGATCACCTGTGCGGAGAAGGCAAACAAACGAGAAAGGTAACTTGCTACAGGAAAAACGAAGAAGGAAAGGTGCAAGTGTTGGAAGATTCAGCCTGCCAGGGAGAAGTTCCCGAAAAGGAAAAAGCTTGCGAATTGAGGCCCTGCGAAGGAGTCGACTGGGTTGTATCTCCATGGAGCGGC TGCACGGACAAATGCGGTCTCACCCAAGAGACAAGAACAGTACAGTGCGCCACGCAAGGTGGCAAGGTTTATCCGGACGACATGTGTGACAGCGAGAAGAAACCAGAATCAACAAAAGAATGTGAGAGTTCGCAGAACTGCGAATATCAGTGGATAAAAACCCAGTGGAGCAAG TGTTCTGCGCAATGTGGCACCGGAATACAAACTCGTAAAGTCTTTTGCGCGACGTTCGAAGACGAAGATACCATGAAAAAAGTTCCGGACAGCAAGTGCGAAGCAGAAGAAAAGTTCAACACCACTCGGGAATGTACGACTAAGAGCGAGGACTGCAAGGGCGAATGGTTCGCTGGACCGTGGAGTAAA TGTTCGAAACCATGCGGCGGCGGAGAGAGCACTCGTAAAGTTATTTGCCTGAAAGACAACAAGACTGTACCTTCTGATCAATGCGATTACCAAACAATCATGGATGAAACTGAAGCTTGCAACACCAAAGCATGTGAAGAAG ACGAAGTACTTCCAGTGGAACCAAGCAAAGTAACAGCTTTAGTCccagacgaagaagaagagtgCGAGGATGAAGAGGAAGAAGACTTTGTAACAATCGATAGTCGCTTTAACACGGAC GAATCGGAAGAATCATCGGACATGACGGAAACCTCTCCTCTGAGCTCCCCACTCGCATCTGACAGCACTGACATGTTCAGCAGTACTTTGGAGGACAGAATGTACAGTGATGGAATAAGCCGAGGTGACGTTTCTGTCCCGACGGATAGCGGTAGTGGTTCGACTAGCAGCGATGATGACGAATTTTCTGTTCCGATATTAACAACTCTTGAAGGTAGTGGTACTTCACCCGATGAATTCGATATGCTTACAACTATTTCGGGATCATCTGCTGATACTACTGCAACGGGATCGTCTGAAGATATCACTGAAGGCTCTGGAACGACTGAATCAGCAGTTACAGAAACTG GTTTCAGTGCTTCTGGCGAAACAGTGGCGAACTCTGGTGCCACTGAAGTATGGACCGATGGAACGACTAGTGGAGTAACCGAGCAATCATCTGATCAAACCACTGAACAATCTATCGAACAAGCAACTGAACAATCAACGGATAACACTTCCGCTGCATCGAGCACGGAAGAATCAACTAGCGATACTGAAGTTACCAGCGATAGCTCGGCAATGACAACGGACTCAAGTACTGATTCGAGTGTGTCTTCATCGGATACAACTGATTCAGAGAGTACAGAACCCACTGACACGACCCGCACATCTGATACTGAAAGTACGGAGGCTACTTCTGACAGCAGCGCTTCCACCGATTCCAGTACCATGGCTAGCGCAATTTCTGAAACCACCT tcGAGTCATCGACAGAGCCCAATACAGAATCATCAGGAGCTTCTAGCGATGCTGGAGTATCAACAGAATCTAGCGGAAGTGAAACTACCGAGGGATCAGTCGAAAGCTCCGGATCTACGGAAGCTGTCACCGGGGAATCTGGAGAAACGACCGTGGCTGAAACTGATGTGACAGAAGCATCCAGCGATACGTCGGAATCATCGACCTTAGTGAGCGGAGAAACGCAGACAGTTGAATCTGTAACATCTGATACAACGGAGTTCGGTGCTACGGAAACTGGTGCTACAGAAACTGGCGCTACAGAAACTGAAGCTACAGAAACTGGAGCTACTGAAACAGGGGCTACGGAATCCAGCGATGTTACTGAATCTGGAGCAACACAGCAATCAACTGTTGAAGGCACCAGTGAATCCGGCATGACCACCGAATCTGGGGAGACTGAAGCCACCAGCGAGTACAGCACGATCGGTGCCACCGACGAAACAACTGAAAGCGGAGTTTCAACGGCTACTGAGGAAACTGACTTGACAGGACAATCCGAAA TTATGGACTTGTTTACTACACCGAGTGCCGTCGACAAAGCTATCACCATCGAACATCGCCTCAAGAAATGCAAaccaaagaaaaagaagacgtGCAAGACCACTGAATTCGGTTGCTGTTATGATGGTGTTACTGCAGCACAAGGACCATTTGGTAAAGGTTGTCCAACTCCTCATACCTGCCAAGAAACTAAATATGGTTGCTGTCCTGACGGAGTTTCACCAGCCGCTGGACCTAAATTCCAGGATTGTCCCGATCAGCACTGCGGTGAGACACTATTTGGCTGTTGCCAAGACGGTGTTACTCCAGCTGAAGGCAATGATTTCGAAGGATGCAAGATACCTTGCAATCAAACTGA ATTTGGTTGCTGTCCTGATGAGGAAACTCCTGCTAGTGGTAAAAACAATCTTGGGTGCTGCAATACTACCGAGTTTGGATGTTGCCCTGATGGCACCAAATTCGCATCTGGAAAAGATGGAAAAG GATGCGAAGAGGAAGCCGAAACTGATACCCCTATCGAGACAACGACACTTGCGCCAGGTGATTGTTCTAACTCTACTTACGGTTGTTGCCCTGACGGACAGAAAACTGCAAACGGAACTAACTTTGAGGGGTGCGGCGTTATCAACACCAAAAACTGCACTGCCTCTTACTTTGGATGCTGTCCAGACAACATCACCGCTg CTCTTGGACCAAACAACACAGGCTGTCACTTGCCATGCGACAACACAACCTACGGATGCTGCGATGATAACGAAACTCCGGCTCACGGGCCTAACAAGGAGGGCTGCTGCTTATCAAGCCAATACAAATGCTGTCCCGATAACATTTTGCCAGCTCGTGGACCGAACTTCTACGGCTGTGGCTGTCAATACTCCAAATTTAGATGCTGCCCCGACAACACAACTGCCGCTCGAGGCCCGAACAACGAGGGCTGCGGCTGTCAGTACACACCACATGGCTGCTGCCCGAACAGATTCACACCGGCCACCGGACCGAACTATGGTGACTGTCCCTGCTACACTTATCAATTCGGCTGCTGTCCTGATGGCGTTACCATTGCCAAAGGACCTCACGGTCAAG GTTGCGGCTGCGAAAATACGGAGTTCAAGTGCTGCTCGGACGGAAGAACTCCCGCTAAAGGTCCAAACTTTGCCGGCTGTACTTGCGACGCTTCTAAGTACGGCTGCTGCCCTGATGGAATTGAGGAGGCTCAGGGTGAGAACTTCGAAGGATGTCTAAAGGTGCCCTCGATTCCGAGCGCCGCTTGTGCTCTACCCCGCGACCGAGGCACTTGCCGCGAATTCACCGTCAAGTGGTTCTACGACACCGAATACGGAGGCTGCTCGAGATTCTGGTACGGCGGCTGCGAGGGTAATGACAATCGATTCAAAACCCAGGAGGAATGCAAAGCCATTTGCGTTGAGCCTAAAGGAAAAG ACGTTTGCTACTTGCCCAAGATTACTGGTCCATGCGAAGGATACCACCCGACTTGGTATTACGACACCGATAGGAAGCAGTGCGGTCAATTTATTTACGCTGGCTGTCTTGGAAACGGTAACAGATTCAAGTCTCGCGAGGAATGTGAAGAACGTTGTGCGGAGCCTGCTGATGCcg ATCCTTGCACTCTACCCCAAGAAGTTGGTCCTTGCGAAGGAAACTTCACAAGATGGTACTTCAATAAAGAAAGTCAGAATTGCGAAGTCTTCAAGTATGGAGGTTGCAAAGGTAATCATAACAACTATCCATCCGAGGTGGCTTGCCGTCAACAGTGCCTACAGCCTGGTCGCAGTCGCG AATCATGTTCGCTGCCAAGAGCGGAGGGTAACTGCACGGACAAGTTTTCGCGTTGGTACTTTGATCAGCAGGAGAATCGTTGCATGCCATTTTATTACACTGGATGTggtggaaataaaaataactttggCTCTAGAGATGCATGCGAATCTGATTGTCCACCTAAGATTG AGCAAGACATCTGTCTCCTGCCGGCTCTCCTTGGCGAGTGTCACAATTACACTCAGCGCTGGTACTTCGATTCCTACGAGCAGAGATGCAGACAGTTCTACTACGGTGGATGCGGTGGCAACGACAACAATTTCCAAACAGAACACGACTGCCAGAACAGATGCGAAGGTCCAGTCAGTACACCTACTCCCCCGGAAGTTGAATTCCGATCCG ACTTCTGCTTCTTGCCTGACGAGCGCGGTCCATGCCAGAACTACCAGAACAAATGGTTCTACGACAGCCGCGAGGGAATTTGCAAGCAGTTTGTGTACGGCGGCTGCTCCAGCAACGGAAACAACTTCAACTCGCGCGAGGAGTGCGAGTACAGATGCGGTGAAGTTCAAG ACCCGTGCACGATGCCGGTACTCGTCGGCCCGTGCAACGGCTCGATGCCGCAGTTCTACTACGACCGCAGCGCCGACGCCTGCTACCAGTTCGACTACAGCGGCTGCCAGGGCAACAAGAACCGGTTCCAGGACATCCGCAGCTGCGAGCACCGCTGCCGCAAGCGTCCAGCCGTTCCGGCCACTCCGGCTTCCACCAGACTCCCGGCAAGCAACGAGCCCCTCAGTCCAGGCTGCCTCGAGCCCGTGGAGGCTGGACCCTGCGACGGCGAGATCACCGCCTACTTCTACGACAAGGACGCCGGCAAGTGCCAGGCCTTCATCTACGGAGGCTGCGAGGGCAACGCCAACCGCTACGAGACCGAGGAACAGTGCGAGCGACTCTGCGGACAGTTCCGCGAGCAGG ACATCTGCCATCTTCCGGTCGACCAGGGCCCTTGCCGAGGCTCCTTCCCCAAGTTCTACTACGACCAGGCTTCTCGAATTTGTCGTGAATTCACTTATGGCGGCTGCGACGGAAATGCTAATCGGTTCAGCTCGCGCAACGAGTGCGAATCCGTTTGCATTCATCACGAGGAACCCACTCAATCTGGCAACAAAACAGCACTCTCCGACTTGA CAATCTGCAAAGAGCCTGTTGATATCGGCTCTTGCTCTGTTGGAAATTACAAGAGATTCTATTATGACGACGAGTATCAAACATGCAGAGCGTTTATTTACACCGGTTGCGGTGGAAATCGTAACAACTTCAAGACTATCGATTCTTGTCTTAAAGTTTGTCGTC AAATAAACGCAATCCCCGATGACGAACAAGACACGAAAGATCCCTGCGCCGAAGCAACCGAACACTGCCACCAACTCCACTGCCCGTACGGTCAGGAAGACTACGTCGATTCACAAAACTGCCAACGCTGCCGCTGCAACGAACCTTGCCAATCAGTCCAATGCCCCGAAGGAACCAAATGTGCCGTAACGCTCGTCGGTTCCCGGGACGGCACCGCATACAGAGGCATTTGCAACCCTG TGACGAAACCCGGCAAATGTCCAGTAGTGTCCAACAGTACGCGATGCGAAATAGAATGTTACACGGACGCCGACTGCTCCGGCGAGCAGAAGTGCTGCCGAAGTGGACCCTGCACCTCGTGCCTGAATCCAGCGACGGAAGAGGTGATCGCCACTCCACCGCCTTACGCGCCTAGTGAACAAGAGGCGATACCACCTGGAGCTGCGCCAGCCAAGATCGAGCAACCGGAATCACCGAACGTCAGCGCACAAGAGGGTGGCTACGTGACTATGCGTTGTGTTGTCATCGGCACACCTACGCCAATCATCGTTTGGAGAAAGGACGCCAAAATT ATCGGCTCGAACGAGAACAGACGACGACTGCTTAACGACGGATCGTTGCAAATCATCAATCTCTACCCATATGACAAGGGTCTCTACGTTTGCACTGCTGATAACGGCATCGGCTCGCCAGTTAGGATCGAATATCAATTGGACGTTCTCG AGCCTACCGACACTTCACCGGGTATAATCGACGAACCTAACCGAGCGATCACCGTGACTCTGAACTCGCCAACGGTGCTGCATTGCTACGCTGTCGGTTGGCCCAGGCCGACCGTTACCTGGTGGCGTAACGACAGCATGCTTCCTCTCTCGTCCGAGCACTACGAGCAAGAATCTGACAACACTCTGCGTATTCGATCGGTAACACTGAGCAACCTGGGCGTTTACACCTGTCACGCATTCAACGGTATCGGTAAGCCAGCCGAGTGGTCGACGATTCTTCAAGCCATCGGACCAGTAGCCAATATACGACCCGACCAGGAACAGTACAGGAAGTACCTGGTTCAAGCGCCACAGAGACCAGAGAGACCGTCCTATCCTTACAGACCGAACAGAACGCAGATTCACGAAAACCAGACTTACGCGCCGATCTACACCACCAGGCGCTATAATATCCCTGGCGTTGTGCCGATTAACGTAACTACGCCCGCGCCTGAAGTTAATTATGCAT CGCCTGTTCGCGTCAATGTGTCAGCGTCGCAAGTACAGTTCCCAGAAGGTGGTCCAATCAAGCTCTATTGTAATGTTACCGGATCGCCAACTCCCCGTGTAACATGGTACAAGAATGACGAGCCCATCCAAGTTGACGAACGCACTCGAATTTCTg AGTCCAACGAACTGACAATTTCGCCAGCGAATTCCAATGACACCGGTACCTACCGCTGCGAAGGAGTTAACCAGCATTCGACCAGCTCAGAAAGCGTGGACATTCGCGTAGCCG gTATTTACATCGATCCTCTTTGCCAGGACAAAGTACACTTAGCCAATTGCAGTCTCATCGTTGCAGCGAGATACTGCCAGCACGAGTACTACGCGAAATTCTGCTGTCGTTCGTGTACAGAAGCTGGACAACTGCCATCAAGAGTCGTACCCCCATACGCCGATAATCAGAGAGCCAAAAGgtcacttttttcatttctgTAA